The DNA segment GGGGTGACGGCGGACGGCGGCCCGCGCGTCTTCTGCCAGTGACATGCGGGACCCGTCGAACCCGATTGCGAAAAACGATGCGGTCGCCCGCGCGTGAGCGCGGGCGACCGCGAACTGCATCGCGCTGGCGGCGACGCGGGCTACCGAACGAGCAACACCGCGGCCGCGACGACGCTGGCGAGGACCGCCAGCGCGCCCAGCAACACGGTGGCGCTGTTCGCGACCGAGGCGGCGCTTCCGGCGGCGACGACGGCCAGCAGGCCCAGAACGAGCACGGGCGCGTTCCGCCGGACCGCGTCGAGTCCCGGAAGTTCGAAGCCCGCCTCCTCCTGGTCGTCACCGTCGCCGGCGTTCCGACGTCGGGGCGCGGAGAGCGACTCGTCGACCGCCACGGCGTCGGCGCGTTCGTCGGGTTCGACCACGTCGACGTCGACGTAGTCGGTTTCCGCGCCGTGGCCGGTGACGATCTTCAGTCGGCCCTCGACGGGTCGGGGACCGTCGCGGACTTCGACGGTCACCTGTCGGGTCGTGTCGGCGGCCACGTAGTGGTTGTTCGCCGGAATGGTGGCGACCCGCGAGAGCGCGTCGTCCAGGTGGAGGTGGACGTGGACGGGCGCGTCGCCGTTCTTGAGCAGGATGGGAAAGGAGTCCGTCGTCTCGAACGTCGCGGGCGTCCGGATGTCGTGAAGGCGCTCTTCGTTCAGGTCGACGGACAGACTCTCTGACACGGCTATCGAGTACCTCAAACGGAGAGTAGAAAAAACTTCACCTCAGGCTTCGGCGTCGCGCATGTCCGGCGGCAGGAGGTTCGGGATGCCGTCCTCGATGGGGTAGGTTTCGCCGCACTCGGTGCAGGTGAGCGTCCCGTCGAGGACTTCCTCTTCGTTCGACTCGACCACGTCGAGTTCGAGTTCGTGTTTGTCCAGCGGACAGCAGATGATGTCCATCAGCGACTCCTTCATGGCCTCACGTGTGGGCGGCCGGGTCAAAAGCGTGACGGGTTCGACCCTGACCGCGGGCGAATTCGGACGACTCCCGACGAATACGAGACGCCTCGTGTCGCCTCGTCCGACCGCCCGGACGTTACGCCTCCTGAAGCTCCGCGTCCCGGTCGGACTCCTCGCCGTCGCGGACAGATGCCGCGATACCGCCGGCAAGGAGGCGTATCGCCGCCTCGTGGTCGTCCTTGGGCAACTGAATCTGGTACGGACCGACCTCGCTTCGCTCGTACTCCGCCAGCGAGTCGGCGGCGAGGTCGCGGCGCGCATCTAGGTGTTCGTGGACCGTTGCGAGCAGCGCGTGCAGGTAGATGAGCTCGACTTTGCGCATGCTTCGTGGCGGGTTTCGCCGGTGGACTCCGACGGAGCCGTCGCTCCGCGCAAGACCGTCACCACTCCCCGACAACCCCGACTACCATGGTGGGGCCGCAGGTCCTTAACGTCTGTTGGACGAGCAAGGACAAGTTCGGGTCGCAATGAGAGTCCAGGTTTCTGACGGAAGTTCGAAGAACGGCGGAAGATTCGGAAAACGAGCGAAGAGTGGGGACGTTACTCGAAGGGGTCTTCGACCACGACCGACTCCTCGCGGCCCGGTCCGACGCCGACGGCGTAGACGTCGGCATCGAGTTCGTCGCTCACGTACTCCAGGTAGGCCCGGGCGTTCTCGGGGATGGCGTCGTAGCCCTCCTCGACCACGGCGCTCCAGTCGGTGTCCTCCCACCCGTCGAAGCTCCGGAAGTTCGGTTCACAGCGGCTCCAGCGCTCGGTGGTCGCGGGAATCGTGAATATCTCCTCGCCGTCGAGGTCGTAGCTGTGGCCGACCTTCACCTCGTCGAGGCCGGAGAGCACGTCGACGTGGTTGACCGCCAGGCCCGTGAACCCGTTCGTGCGCGCGGAGTGGCGGAGCATCGGCATGTCGAGCCATCCGACCCGCCGCGGGCGCCCGGTGACGGTGCCGTACTCGCCGCCTTCCTCGCGGATGTACTCGGCGAGTTCCTCGTCCTCGCCGCCGCCCTGCTCGTCGTAGCCGGGGGTGTCGCCTTCGACGCCGCCGAGTTCGGTCGGCAGCGGGCCGCTGCCGACCCGGGTGAGGTACGCCTTGACGATGCCGACGATTTCGCCGCCGCCGACGACGCCCGGCCCGAGGCCGGTGCCCGTCGCGGCCCCGCCCGCCGTCGGGTTCGAGGACGTGACGTAGGGGTAGTTGCCGTGGTCGATGTCGATGATGGTGCCCTGCGCGCCCTCGAACATCACGCCCTCGCCGGCGTCGATGCGGCCGGCGAGGAACTCGCCCGCGTCGACGGTCATGTTCTCCTCGGCGAGGCGTTCGCCGTAGCGCTTGTACGTATCGTACAGCGTGGCGATGTCGAACTCCTCGCCCGTCTCGACGCCGAAGACGTCCTCGGCGAGCGCGCGCTTCTGGGGGACGACGTACTCCAGTTTCTCACGGAGCACGTCGGCGTCGAGCAGATCGCCGACGCGGATGCCCCGGCGACCCATCTTGTCCTCGTAGGTAGGTCCAATGCCCCGGCCGGTGGTCCCCACCTTCATGTCCGAGTCGCTCTTGACGTCCTCCTCGATGCCGTCGAGGACGCGGTGGTACGGGAGGATGACGTGCGCGCGCCGGGCCACGCGCACGTCGGGGTTCAGGCCCCGCTCTTTCAGGTCGTCTATCTCGTCGAACAGCGTCTCGGGGTTGACCACGCAGCCGTTGCCGAGGACGCCGACTTTGCCTCGAACGGCGCCGCTCGGAACGAGCGAGAGTTTGTACTCCGTACCGTCTTCGACGACGGTGTGGCCGGCGTTGTCGCCGCCCTGATAGCGCGCGACGACGTCGGCGGCGTCGCCCCAGAGGTCGACGATGCCGCCCTTCCCCTCGTCGCCGAGTTGCGAACCGACGATGGTTACGGTCATTACGGCGAAGGGTTCTCGGGCGCTCCCTAAACCGATTACGGTCTTTCGGCCGAATGAATACATGAACGTGTACACTTTCTGGGACGCGTCCGTCGTCGTTCTGCATCTTCGAGTACACTTCCGGCCGAGACGTAAGCCAGAACTGTTAACTACTATCATCAGTAACACTCGTACACTGTCTCGCGGTTCACCGCCGACCGACAGCAACTTTTAAAAGTCTCTAAGACAAGTTAACACGTGCCATGATAGATAGACTTGAGAAGGAAGTCGATATGTTGGAGCGTCATCTGCAGGTGCTGAAGATGGTCATCGAGAGCGAACCCATCGGCATCGTGAAGATGTCGAACGAAACCGGCTACCCCCACCACAAGGTTCGGTACTCCCTCCGGGTCCTCGAAGAGGAGAACCTCATCGAGCCCTCGAGCCAGGGCGCCATCACGACCGAGCGCACCCAGGAGTTCGTCGAGGAACTCGACGGCAAGATCGACGAGATCAACGCGACGCTCGGAGAGATGAAGATCGGCGAGTCCCCGGAAGCAGAGAGTTAAAACGCCGAACGCGCGGAGTCCTATAGCTCCGGAACGTTCAGGTGGAAGCCGCCGCTGCGCGATTCGACCAGACAGAGGTGGTACCCCTGTTTGCGGGAGAGCTTCACGAAGCTTTCTCTCTTCTCGCGGCTGAGTATCCCGCCGCTAGTCGCGCTCTCGGCGGTTTCGAGCGCTTCGGGTTCGAAGAAGCTCTCGGTTACCTGGAACGAGCCGGCGAGTTCGCCGTGAGCGCTGGCCACGCCGGTCGAGGCGTCGACGAGCGACCCCATCATCTCGCCGGTCGTCGGGTCCCGACTCCCGTTGAGGTCGGCGACGACCAGCGGGTTGCCCATCCGGTCGCGCATGATGACGTCGAAGGACTCCTGGCGAGTGCCCTCCTCTTCGTCGCCCGCGCTCACAGCCCCGTGGAGGTCGACGCGGTCGATTTTCGGAATCGACTCGTAGAGGTCGCGCAGTCCGCCGCGGTGGCCGGTTTCGCGTATCTCGTACAGCAGTTCCTCGACCACCCACGAGGCGAAGCGGTACTCGAACGAGTCGTGGAGGAACGCCTCGAACTCCTCGCCGTCCACGGCGACGTCCTCGGCCTCGAACTGGGTGTGGTGTTCGAGACGGAGGTTCTCGTTCACGTCCGACGCGTCGACGTGGCCGGCGGCCGCCTCGTCGAGCGTGGCCTCGCCCTTCGAGCGGTAACGGACGAAGAGGTTGGTCCCGTCGAACGCCTGCGCACGGCTGAGTTGCCGGGCCGCCCCGCCGGCGGCGTCGGCCTCCGTGGCCTCGAGTCGGGATTCGAGGCGCGAAACCTCCTGGCGGAGCGCGTCGCGCTCGCGTTCGAGTTCGTCGCGCTCGGACTGGACCTTCGAGACGCGGGCCTGGAGCTGTTCGACCTGCTGTTCGCGCTGCTGGAGTTGCGAGCGTAGCTGTCGGCGCTTCTCGTCCGACGCGTCGTCGTTGGTCGAGCGGGCCGACGCGGGTCGGTCGTCCGGCCGCGACGAACGCCGGTCGTCGCTCGCCGAGCGCTCGCCGCCGGAGTCGGCCGTGGTCGAGCGCCGTGCGCTCTCACGTTCGGCCGCCCGACCGGTTGCGCCCGACGACCGTCCGGAGGTCGACCGACCGTCGCGGGACTGCCGGTCGGTCTGTCGGCCCTTCGTACTCGTCGCGCTCGCCGCGCTCGCACCGGCCGCGTCGCCCGACGCGCCCTCGGACTCGTCCTTCGACGCGCTCCGGTCGGGGTTCAGCGACGGGATGGTGGTCGTCTGGCGCCACTCCTCCTCCTCGTCGAAGGCGCCGGCCGCGGCGTCGTCGTCCTCGGCGACCGCCTCCTCGGCGGTCGCCGACTCTTCGACCGTAGTCGTCTCGTCACGGGCCGGCGCTGCGGTCTGCTCGGCGGCCGTCTGGACCTGGGCACTCGCGCCGGCGCTCGCGTCGGCCGTCCGCGCGTCCGACGTACTCGCCTCGCTCGCGCCCGCGTCAGCCGACTCCGCGCCCGTTCGACTCACCTCGGCGGGTTCGCGCCGGGGCGATTCGGTCGCCGAGTCGGCGGCGTCGGTTCCGACCGGCGTCGTTTCGGCCGCCGGGTCGGACTCGGCCTCCGCGATGGCGTTCGTCGCGCCGGCCGACGGGTCGGGGTCGGCCGTCGCGGCGGCGGGCGAAGACGACCGGTCGCGCGTCGCGCCCGGTCCCGAATCGCTCCTCGCCCGCGGTTCCGGGTCGGCGTCGGGTTCGAGGCCGTCGGAGGCGGGTTCGGACGCGGGGCCGGACGGCGCGGCGCGGTCGTCCGAAGCGTCGGCGTCGGGGTCCGCCGCGCCGGTCGGTTCGGGGTCGTCTTCGGTCGCGTCTTCGGGTTCGGGTAGGTCGAGCACTTCGAGGTCCACGTCCCGGACCTCGTAGATGCCGACCTCGTCGTCGGCCCGGTCGAAGGCTTCGTCGCCGGTGACCACCTGCTCGCTCGCGCCGACGAACGCCACGCTCATCGAGCGCCCGCCGTAGTAGGCGACGTAGTAGTCGCCGCTGAGGACGTTCTCGCTGAGTTCGACGTAGCCCGTGAAGTTGCCGTCGGTCAGCGTCCCGTCGGCCTCCGACAGCGGCGTGTCGTTCGTGTAGTACTTCGCCCGGGTGTCGCCGCCCCGTTCCTGCATGCTGAAGAGCAGCGGGAGCGAGGGGTGCGGCGCGGCGTAGGCGGTGCCGTCGGCGTCCTCGAAGTCCTCCAGCGAGCCCTCGTGGACGCCGATGACCCGACCGTTCAGCATGAAGAGCCACGCCCCCGCGGCCTGCACCGCCCCGGAGAACTCCCCGTCCGAGAGTTCTCGGAGGCCGGCGTACCCCCCGGAGACCGGTCGGGAGTTCCAGCTATTTATCTGTTCGACCGTGCGCGTTTCCATAGTACGAGGGTATCACAACCCGTTCAAATATCTTACGCCCCAAACGGCCCGAATCGCGGGCGAACGGTCTACAGAGTCGAAATTTTCACAAACGAGAGTGGTCTGAAAAGCGTCAGGTTGCGAAACCGTACCGTGCTACCCGTTCTCCCGGCCTACGGGGTGCGAACGTGCCGGATTCGCGCGAGAGATAGCAGACGTGTATGCGAAGACGAACTCGGACGCGGAGACGAGAGTGACGAACCGCGGGCGCGATGCGCCTCGCGCCCGCGTGGACCAAAGGTCCTCGCGGAGACGGCGCGCTCTCGGTCGTCTCCGTCGCGGGGTCGAAAAATCGGATTCAGATCTTCTGCTCGGCGTCGTCGGCCAACTCCTGCATCCGCTTGCCGATACGTCCCGCCTCGCTGAACTCGTCGTCGCTCATCGCCGTCGCCAGCGCGTTGCCGAGGACGAAGACGGCGTGCTTGTGCTCGCTCTTGGATTTGTGGACGTGCGAGGGGTCGACGTCGAGCTGTTCGTACGGGTCGAAGAGGCCGTCGGTCACGTCCTCGCGGTCTTGGAAGTACTCCATGATGAGCACCATCTCCTCGTGAAGCTCCAGAAGTTCGTCTTTGTGCATGTTCGTGGGTAGGGAGGTATCGGGTTTAAGGATTTCTGAGAACGGTTCCCAAGCTGAGATGAGAGGTGTTAGAAGACGTACTCGTCCTCGTGGCCCATCATGCCCTCGTCTTCGAGGCCGGGTTCGCGGTCGTCGTTATCCATCGGGCCGCTGGTCTTGTAGGCTTTGAGTCCGGTCGAGAGGAGGTCCTCGATGGCCTCTTCTCGGTTGACGAACTCGCCCTGCTCCACCATCTGGGCGATCTGCATTTCGAGGTGCTCCGGAATAGTTATCTCTACCTTCGGCATTGGAACATTGGACGCTTCGGGAGGGGTGTTCTTAAGTCTGACGGGGTGCAATATCCGTCTAGAAAAACGATTTCTTCCACTTTTACAACGAAGTTTCTACGAACACTATTTTTTGCTCGCTGAACGCGAAGTACGAAGGGCGCTGAAACCCCGTCAACGAACGGTTACGCCTTTTACTTCGCACTTCGAAAACGACGGTAGTTCCGCTTCGGCGCGCAGTCTACCGACTGCGGAGCATCTTCTCGATGGAGTTGACGATGTTGCTCGGGCCGACGGACATCATCTTCTGCTCCATCCGCTTCTGGTTGAAGTAGCTGGCGAACGCCAGAATCGTCGGCGGCCACAGGCCGACGAAGATGCCCTGCATCCTGTTACCGCGGACGAAGAACTGGTACCACGACAGGAGCACCGACCCCGCGGCCGCGAGTATCGCGGGGTCCGTGGTTGACTCTTCGGCCGCCTCGACGCTCGCCTGCTCGTTCGCCGTCCGCTGTTGTTGCATTGCCATTGCGGCCCGTGATTGGGGTAGCGCGTCCTTTGTTATTCAGTCGATGGATTCGGGTATCGTGGAGTTCGGGGAGTACGACGTCGTTACCGGGACCGAAACGAGTCATTGGACCGGACGACCGGGGGTCGCTATCGTCCTCCGGCGACGGTCGTCGCCCGCAGTCGACACACCTACTTGCGTCGGTCGCCCACCGTGTGACATGAGTGTCACGGACGTTACCGACCTCTACGAGGAGTTCGGCGACGAGCGCCTCCCGCCGGGTCAGCGAGAGACGAAGAAGTTCCCCGTCCTCTCGAAGGGTGGAACGCCCGAGTGGGACCCCGAGACGTGGGAGTTCACGGTGACCGGCGCGGTCGAGAACGAACTGTCGCTGTCGTGGGAGGAGTTCACCGACCTTCCGAGCGAAACCCAGCGCCAGGACTTCCACTGCGTCACCGGGTGGAGCAAGTTCGACTGCGAGTTCACGGGAGTCACCTTCCCGACGCTCGCGGAAGAGGCGGGCGTCGCGGACGACGCGGTCCACGTCATGTTCTCCGCGCTCGACGGCTACACAACGGACCTCCCGCTCGATGACTGCGACCGCGAGGAGGTCGTGTTCGTCTACGACTTCGACGGCGAGTCCCTCCCGCGCGAGCACGGCGGGCCGCTCCGGGCCGTCACGCCCCACAAGTACGCCTACAAGGGTGCCAAGTGGGTCGACGGCGTGGAGTTCCTCACCGAACCCGAACGGGGCTACTGGGAGAAGCGCGGCTACTCCGACACCGCGAACCCGTGGAACGAAGAGCGGTACAGCTGATATCGCGCCAGCGACGATATAGTTAGACTGAAAGCCACCGCGTCCGGAGTTCGACTGAATGGAGTCACCGCCCCGCGACGGACAGGTGTCGGCCGAACCGACCGGCTCCGCCCTCGTGAGTCGGACCTGCGAGTTACCGGAACACGCGGCGCAGACGACGCGCGCGTTTCTCGCGTCCCGGGAGTCTCCGCGGATCTTCTGGGCGAGTCCGTACGGTCCCGAACTCGCCGGCGGCGGGACGGCCGCCCGCATCACGGCCGACGGCTCGGACCGCTTCGACGAGATTCGGGCGGCCGCCGCCGACCTCTTCGCCGGTCTGGACTACGACGGGCCGGACCTGGCCCGCCCGCGACTGTTCGGCGGCTTCGCCTTCCACGACTCGCACCGGGCGGCCCCGCCGTGGCGGGGTTTCCCCGGCGCGACGTTCCTCCTCCCCAGAATGCAACTCGTGCGCGCCGACGGCGAGGCGTGGCTGACCGTCTCGGCCCGCGACAGCGCGCCCGAGGAGGTCGAGGCGGCGCTGGAGAACGCAAAACGGTCCATCGAGGGGAGTTCGCCGTCCGGCGCGTCGGCTTCCGACGCGCCGGACGGCGAACCGCCGGGCGTGGTCGGGACCGAACCCACCACCTCCCGCGAGGAGTGGGCCGAACAGGTCCGCGCGGCGGTCGAGCGCATCCGGGGCGGCGAACTGTCGAAGGTCGTCATCGCGCAGGCGCTCGCGGCGACGCTCGAAGCCCCCGTCTCGGTCCCCGACGCGCTCGAACGCCTCGGCGAGTCGTACCCCGACTGCTTCCGATTTTTCGTCGAACCGACCGCCGAGGCCGGGTTCTTCGGCGCGACCCCCGAGCGACTCACCACGCTCCGCGGCCGAACCGTCGAGACCGAGGCGCTGGCTGGGTCGGTCGGCCGGGGCGGGACCCCCGAGGAGGACGCCGAACTCGAAGCCAGCCTCCGGGAGAGCGAGAAGATGATACACGAACACGAACTGGTCGGCCGGACCATCCGGGACCAACTCGCGCCGCTGGCCGGCGAGGTCCGAGTGGGCGACCGCCGGGTGCGAAAGCTGGCGAACATCCAGCACCTCTGGACGCCCATCGAGGCCGACCTCGCCGTCGACGACCACGTCCTCTCCATCGTCGAGGCGCTCCACCCGACGCCCGCAGTCGGCGGCGTCCCGCCGAGCGCCGCCCTCGACGCCATCCGGGAGACCGAGACGTTCGACCGTGGGTGGTACGCCGCGCCGGTCGGCTGGTTCGACGCCGCGGGCGACGGCACCTTCGCGGTCGGCCTCCGCTCGGGCGTCGCCGAGAGCGACCGGGTGACGCTGTTCGCGGGCAACGGCATCGTCGGCGACAGCGACCCCGACGCCGAGTACGAGGAAGTGCAACTGAAGTACCGGCCGATTCTCGACGAACTGGAGCGGCGGTGAGACGATGACGGGCCCAGCGGAGGGAGTTGGACGATGACCGCTCCGAACCGCAACACCCTCTGGGCGCGGACGTTCGTCGCGGAACTCGAAGCCGCCGGAATCGACGCGGTCTGTCTCGCGCCCGGCAGTCGCTCGACGCCCCTGACCGTCGCGTTCGCCGAGAGCGACCTCGCCGTCTTCTCTCATCTCGACGAGCGCTCGGCCGCCTTCTTCGCGCTGGGACGGGCCAAACGCACCGGGAAGCCGACGCCGGTGGTCTGTACGTCGGGCACCGCCGCCGCGAACTTCCACCCGGCGGTCGTCGAAGCGAGTCAGGCCCGCGTGCCGATGCTCCTGCTGACCGCCGACCGGCCGCCGGAACTCCGGGACAGCGGCGCGAACCAGACCGTCGACCAGGAGAAACTCTACGGCGACGCCGTGCGCTGGTACGCCGACCTCGCAGAACCCGAGGCCGACGACCGCAAGTTGCGGTACCTCCGGACGACCGCGGCCCGTGCCGTCGCGGAGGCGACCGGCGTCCCGGCGGGGCCGGTCCACCTCAACTTCCCGTTCCGGAAACCGCTCGAACCGACCGAGGTACCGGGCGACGTGCCCGAGGACTTCGCCGACGCACATCCGCTCGCGGCCGAGGGCCGCGACGGGCCGTTCGTCCGGACCGCGCGGGGTGCGGCGGAACTCGACGCGGCGGACCTCCAAGAGGTCCGCCGCGCGCTGGCCGACGCCGAGCGCGGCCTCGTCGTCGTCGGCCCCGCGGACAACCCCGCGCCCGACCGCGACGCGCTCGCGGCGCTCGCCGACGCGACCGGCTTTCCGGTGCTGGCCGACCCGCTGTCGGGCCACCGGTTCGGTCACGGGAGAAACGGCGACGGCGCGCCTCTCGCGGTCGGAGGCTACGACGGCTACCTCGATGCGGTCGCCGATGCGTGGCCCGACCCCGACGTCGTAGTGCGCTTCGGCGCGTCGCCGACCTCGAAGGTTCTGCGGAACTACCTCGAAGCGGCCGACGCCCGGCAGTTCCTCGTCGACCCCGCGGGCGGGTGGCGCGAGGCGACCTACACCGCGACCGACCTACTGGTGGCCGACCCGACGCGACTCGCCGAGCGAGTCGCGTCGGAACTGGACTCGGCGGGGTCGGCGAGTGCCGGAGACGCGGCCGACGCCGGAACCTCGACCTGGCGCGACCGCTTCGCCGACGCCGAGGAAACGTACTGGTCGCTCGTGCGCGACGCGCGCGCGGAGCGCCTGTTCGAGGGCGGCGTCCTCTCGACCGTCGCGGCGCGACTGCCGGACCCGGCGACCGTGATGGTCTCGAACAGCATGCCGGTCCGGGACCTGGACCGCTTCGGCGAACCGCGCGCGGCCGACGTGACGGTGCTCGGTAACCGCGGCGCGAGCGGCATCGACGGCATCACCAGCACCGGCCTCGGCGCGGGGAGCGCCACCGACGACCCGCTCGTAATCGTCACGGGCGACCTGGCGTACTACCACGACATGAACGGCCTGCTGGCGCTGGCGCGATGCGGCGTCGACGCGACCATCGTGGAGGTGAACAACGACGGCGGCGGCATCTTCCACATGCTCCCCATCGAGGAGTTCGACCCGCCGTTCACCGAGCAGTTCCGAACGCCCCACGGCCTCGACTTCGAGGCGACCGGCGACCTCTACGACTTCGACTTCGAGCGCGTCTCGGACCTCGACGCGCTCGCCGAGGCGTTCGACGACTCGGTGGCGAGCGACGGGACGCAGGTGCTCGAAGTCCGGACCGACGCCGCGGAGAGTCACGGGTTCCGCGACGAACTCGCCGAGCGCGTCGCCGACGCACTCGGCGAGTGAGTCTGCGGTGTAGTTCGGCGTCGCGAATCCGCAGAGGTGCCTGCGCGGTAAATCTGCGCGAAGAGAACCGCCACACCGCAGGTCGAAACCGACCGGACCGCCGCCGGGCGGCGGTCCGGTCGGCCTGATTATGACGGGTGATAATTCGGCCAAGATTGATATTTTCCGACCGTCAACCGGCAACGAGAACGATGTCACCGAGTCGCTCAGAGACGTTGACCGACTTCCTCCGAAACCGCGTCGGCGACCACCTGCGAAGCGTCCTCTACTACGACGAATCGGGCGGCGAACTGCTCTACATCCGCGACGACGTCGCCGACCGCTACTCGAAAACCGAGGTCGCCGACGTCGAACGCGACGTCCGCCTGGAGGCGGTCGACAAACCCCACCAGGAGGACCTCTACGACCACGGCGCGCTGAACGCGACGGTCCGGTGTTTCGACGACGCCGTCGAGATGCACTTCCCCCACGACGAAACCAGCGGGACCGCGGTGGCCCTCGACGGCGAAGTGTTCGCGATCCACAACACGTTCGTCGGCAAGTGCATGGAGCTGATGGACGACGAGGAGTAGCGACGACCGGAACTCGGGGAGCTACCGGCGCTCGTCCCGGACCATCTCCTCGATGCGGTCCATCCCCTCCTCGATGCGGTCGAGCGAGTTGGCGAAACTGAGCCTGAGGTAGCCCGACCCCGCCTCGCCGAACCCCTCCCCGGGCACCGCGACGACGCCGTACTCCGAGAGCAGGCGCTTCGCGACGTCGAAGCTACTTCCGGGCAGGTCGCTCACGTCGAGGAAGGCGTAGAATGCCCCCTCGGGCCGCGCGCACGAGACGACCGGCGCGTCGGCGACCCGCTCGACCACGTAGTCGCGGCGCTCCTCGAACGCCGCCTTCATCTCGGCGGTCGGCTCCTGCGGACCGGTCAGCGCGGCGAGCGCGGCGTGCTGGCTCACGCTCGACGCGCAGGCCGACATGCTCTCGCCGAGGTGGGTGACCGCCTCGACCACCGACTCCGGGCCGGCGAGCCATCCGAGTCGCCACCCGGTCATCGCGTAGGTCTTCGAGCAGGAACCCACGGTCAGCACGCGCTCGGGGTGGTCGACGTAGGACGCCGCGCCCCTGAACTCGCGGTCGTAGGTCAGTCGGCCGTACACCTCGTCGGCGATGACGTAGGCGTCGTGGTCCGCCGCGGCGTCGACGACCGCCCGAACCGCGTCCTCGTCGAACACGCGCCCGGTCGGGTTCGAGGGCGAGGTCAGTACCACCGCCGCGGTGTCGTCGGTGATGGACTCGGCGACCAACTCGGGGTCGAGGTCGAACCCCTCGTCGGCGGGCAGAGGGACCTCGACCGGCGTCGCGCCGGCGATCTGGGCCTGGTTGACGTAGTTGGGCCACGCAGGCGTCGGGACGACCACCTCGTCGCCCGGTCCCGCCAGCGCCAGAATCGTCAGCGCCAGCGCCTCCATCGCGCCGTTCTTCACCGTCACCTGCTCGGGCGTCACCTCGACGTCGTCCTCTCGGGCCAGCGTCTCCGCGATG comes from the Halorussus vallis genome and includes:
- the menD gene encoding 2-succinyl-5-enolpyruvyl-6-hydroxy-3-cyclohexene-1-carboxylic-acid synthase; this encodes MTAPNRNTLWARTFVAELEAAGIDAVCLAPGSRSTPLTVAFAESDLAVFSHLDERSAAFFALGRAKRTGKPTPVVCTSGTAAANFHPAVVEASQARVPMLLLTADRPPELRDSGANQTVDQEKLYGDAVRWYADLAEPEADDRKLRYLRTTAARAVAEATGVPAGPVHLNFPFRKPLEPTEVPGDVPEDFADAHPLAAEGRDGPFVRTARGAAELDAADLQEVRRALADAERGLVVVGPADNPAPDRDALAALADATGFPVLADPLSGHRFGHGRNGDGAPLAVGGYDGYLDAVADAWPDPDVVVRFGASPTSKVLRNYLEAADARQFLVDPAGGWREATYTATDLLVADPTRLAERVASELDSAGSASAGDAADAGTSTWRDRFADAEETYWSLVRDARAERLFEGGVLSTVAARLPDPATVMVSNSMPVRDLDRFGEPRAADVTVLGNRGASGIDGITSTGLGAGSATDDPLVIVTGDLAYYHDMNGLLALARCGVDATIVEVNNDGGGIFHMLPIEEFDPPFTEQFRTPHGLDFEATGDLYDFDFERVSDLDALAEAFDDSVASDGTQVLEVRTDAAESHGFRDELAERVADALGE
- a CDS encoding DUF7522 family protein is translated as MSPSRSETLTDFLRNRVGDHLRSVLYYDESGGELLYIRDDVADRYSKTEVADVERDVRLEAVDKPHQEDLYDHGALNATVRCFDDAVEMHFPHDETSGTAVALDGEVFAIHNTFVGKCMELMDDEE
- a CDS encoding pyridoxal phosphate-dependent aminotransferase produces the protein MTDANRQTSAARLADRARNMDRSTIRLMFGLAEEQTGDIVRLEVGEPDFDTPEHVLDAAERAAREGETHYTSNAGIPELREAIAETLAREDDVEVTPEQVTVKNGAMEALALTILALAGPGDEVVVPTPAWPNYVNQAQIAGATPVEVPLPADEGFDLDPELVAESITDDTAAVVLTSPSNPTGRVFDEDAVRAVVDAAADHDAYVIADEVYGRLTYDREFRGAASYVDHPERVLTVGSCSKTYAMTGWRLGWLAGPESVVEAVTHLGESMSACASSVSQHAALAALTGPQEPTAEMKAAFEERRDYVVERVADAPVVSCARPEGAFYAFLDVSDLPGSSFDVAKRLLSEYGVVAVPGEGFGEAGSGYLRLSFANSLDRIEEGMDRIEEMVRDERR